The Sphingomonas sp. LY54 genome includes a region encoding these proteins:
- the asnB gene encoding asparagine synthase (glutamine-hydrolyzing) — protein MCGIAGFVGAQFAQDRLSVQGAVMAMTDRIARRGPDSDGHWVDLEAGVALGHRRLAIVELSDAGSQPMASHSGRFMVVYNGEIYNQDDLRAELTGQGLAPNWRGHSDTETMLACFEAWGIRTTLTKLIGMFAFALWDRQERTLTLARDRLGEKPLYYGWQGKGAGRSFLFGSELKALGAHAAFEGAIDRDSLALLMRYAYIPAPHSIYQNIHKLLPGTFATLHPGDGEPRLETYWSAAEVARRGVAQPFAGSADEGVKALEGLLHDAVGRQMMADVPLGAFLSGGIDSSTVVSLMQAQSSRPVKTFSIGFHEKGYNEAEHAKAVARHLGTDHTELYVTAREAMDVIPRLPQLYDEPFADHSQIPTFLVAQLARRDVTVSLSGDAGDELFAGYNRYQFFSSLWQRLRHVPKPLRSLAARAILAVPPARWNALGDMLPERLRPSLLGDKLHKGAGVLASSNSDEIYHGLISLWRSPEDIVLDTTGRPSQRLADGIDLQGLSEVERMMAFDLVGYLPDDILAKVDRAAMGVSLETRVPFLDHRVVEFAWSLPMEHKIRDGQAKWPLRQVLYKHVPKSLVERPKMGFALPNGEWLRGDLREWADDLLDPRRLDEEGFLASDPIRAAWNAHSSGQVNLEYKIWPLLMFQQWLGAQTEFSRESRLPDSMDGDRLARVAVV, from the coding sequence ATGTGCGGAATAGCCGGCTTTGTAGGAGCGCAGTTCGCGCAGGATCGCCTGTCGGTTCAGGGCGCCGTGATGGCCATGACCGACCGGATCGCGCGGCGAGGCCCGGACAGCGACGGGCATTGGGTCGATCTGGAAGCGGGTGTGGCCTTGGGCCACCGCCGGCTCGCCATTGTCGAGCTATCCGATGCGGGCAGCCAGCCCATGGCCTCCCATTCCGGGCGCTTTATGGTCGTCTACAACGGCGAGATCTATAATCAGGATGACCTCCGGGCCGAGCTTACCGGCCAGGGTCTTGCCCCGAATTGGCGTGGTCACTCGGACACCGAGACGATGCTGGCCTGCTTCGAGGCGTGGGGCATTCGCACTACGCTCACGAAGCTCATCGGCATGTTCGCTTTCGCGCTGTGGGACCGCCAGGAGCGGACCCTCACGCTGGCCCGCGACAGGCTGGGTGAGAAGCCGTTATATTATGGCTGGCAGGGGAAAGGCGCCGGCCGCAGCTTCCTGTTCGGGTCGGAACTCAAGGCGCTTGGCGCGCACGCCGCGTTCGAAGGCGCGATCGATCGGGACTCCTTGGCGCTCCTGATGCGCTACGCCTACATCCCGGCCCCCCATTCGATCTACCAGAACATCCACAAGCTTCTCCCGGGCACTTTCGCCACGCTCCATCCCGGCGACGGAGAACCCCGCCTCGAGACCTATTGGTCTGCCGCCGAAGTCGCGCGGCGTGGCGTGGCCCAGCCGTTCGCCGGGTCTGCCGACGAGGGCGTGAAGGCGCTCGAAGGCTTGCTTCACGATGCAGTCGGCCGGCAGATGATGGCCGACGTCCCGCTGGGCGCTTTTCTGTCCGGAGGCATCGACTCCTCGACGGTCGTTTCGCTGATGCAGGCGCAGTCGTCGCGGCCGGTGAAGACCTTCTCGATCGGCTTCCACGAGAAGGGCTATAACGAGGCCGAGCACGCCAAGGCGGTGGCCCGGCATCTCGGCACCGACCACACCGAGCTCTATGTGACCGCGCGCGAAGCGATGGACGTCATTCCGCGCTTGCCGCAATTGTATGACGAGCCGTTCGCGGACCATTCGCAAATCCCGACCTTCCTCGTCGCGCAGCTGGCGCGCCGCGACGTTACGGTGTCCTTGTCGGGCGATGCGGGCGACGAACTCTTCGCCGGTTACAACCGCTATCAGTTCTTCTCCTCGCTCTGGCAGCGGCTTCGGCACGTGCCAAAGCCGCTGCGATCGCTGGCGGCGCGGGCCATTTTGGCCGTGCCGCCCGCCCGCTGGAACGCTCTGGGGGACATGCTGCCGGAGCGGCTGCGGCCGTCGTTGCTCGGCGACAAGCTGCACAAGGGCGCGGGCGTCCTCGCCAGCAGCAACTCCGACGAAATCTATCACGGTCTGATCTCTCTTTGGCGCAGTCCGGAGGATATCGTCCTGGACACGACCGGGCGGCCGAGCCAGCGGCTCGCCGACGGGATCGACCTTCAGGGCCTGTCGGAAGTGGAGCGGATGATGGCGTTCGATTTGGTGGGTTATCTTCCCGACGACATCCTCGCAAAGGTCGATCGGGCAGCAATGGGGGTCTCGCTCGAAACGCGCGTTCCCTTCCTTGACCACCGTGTGGTCGAGTTCGCCTGGTCGCTGCCGATGGAGCACAAGATTCGCGATGGCCAGGCCAAGTGGCCGCTGCGCCAGGTTCTCTACAAGCATGTTCCAAAATCGCTCGTGGAGCGCCCGAAAATGGGCTTCGCGCTGCCCAACGGGGAGTGGTTGCGCGGCGATCTGCGGGAGTGGGCCGACGACCTTCTCGATCCGCGGCGGCTCGATGAGGAAGGCTTTCTTGCCTCCGATCCGATCCGCGCGGCGTGGAATGCGCATAGCTCCGGCCAGGTCAATTTGGAGTACAAGATCTGGCCGCTCCTGATGTTTCAGCAGTGGCTGGGGGCGCAAACCGAATTCAGCCGCGAAAGTCGACTGCCTGACAGCATGGACGGCGATCGGCTTGCGCGCGTCGCAGTGGTCTAA
- a CDS encoding polysaccharide biosynthesis/export family protein, whose product MNSFAPFGHIGLRASVHRRKSGQFKVGKVTTSNLSVSAPNGGQAAIRLKSLRAQAFSFPGLLLMLMVLLALSGCGSTRGGPIPYDVRNFGSPDTPTTLTLEADYRVAPLDTLRIDVFQVADLSGDFEVDLTGHIALPLVGNVQVSDMTTAQIDQLLTARLGNKYLQSPDVAVGVKSSSRRNVTVDGSVRQPGMYPVNGPMTLVQAVAMARGTDERANPRRVAVFRQIDGQRMAAAFDLVAIRRGQAEDPAIYSGDIVVVDGNAINSIYRELVGVLPVLAMFRPY is encoded by the coding sequence TTGAATTCATTTGCGCCCTTTGGTCACATCGGACTAAGAGCTTCGGTTCACCGGCGCAAGTCCGGACAATTCAAGGTGGGTAAAGTGACGACATCGAATTTGAGCGTGTCGGCTCCTAATGGAGGCCAGGCTGCCATTCGCCTCAAGTCCCTTCGCGCGCAGGCGTTTTCATTTCCCGGCCTGCTGCTGATGCTGATGGTCTTGCTGGCGCTGTCGGGTTGTGGTTCAACCCGTGGGGGTCCCATCCCTTACGACGTTCGCAACTTCGGATCGCCTGACACTCCCACAACGCTGACGCTCGAAGCGGATTATCGCGTCGCTCCGCTCGACACCCTCCGGATCGACGTCTTCCAGGTCGCCGACCTTTCGGGCGATTTCGAAGTGGACCTCACCGGCCACATCGCTCTTCCGTTGGTCGGCAACGTCCAAGTCTCCGACATGACGACCGCGCAGATCGACCAGCTCCTGACCGCCCGGCTCGGCAACAAATATCTCCAGTCCCCCGACGTGGCAGTGGGCGTTAAATCGTCCAGCCGCCGGAACGTGACGGTCGACGGGTCGGTCCGTCAGCCCGGAATGTATCCGGTCAACGGGCCTATGACCCTGGTCCAGGCCGTGGCCATGGCGCGCGGGACGGACGAGCGGGCCAATCCCCGTCGCGTGGCCGTGTTCCGGCAGATCGACGGCCAGCGCATGGCCGCCGCGTTCGATCTCGTCGCGATCCGTCGGGGCCAAGCCGAAGACCCGGCCATCTATAGCGGCGACATCGTTGTCGTGGACGGTAACGCCATCAATTCGATATACAGGGAGCTGGTTGGGGTGCTGCCTGTGCTGGCAATGTTCCGACCTTATTGA
- a CDS encoding GumC family protein gives MSKTDLDPSGAQRVWPLATDKASDLALRPQWGVRSYASPQGIDINLAMILRILSEWRWLILAAVAVGLAGAVLVTFLTAPAYRATATLEINPPSVAIMEDEKAPAMAQDREYLATQYGLLASRTLAQRVAQDLNLAANDQFVPIETEDRSAKIDFATDKLRKNFEVDPVKLSRLIIISYSSEDPVLATKVVNSFADNFINSNLERRYEASSYARNFLERQIRNVKGELEKSERLLVGYAQRQGIINTGTTADIGSSDANSLTGASLVELNKALAAAQTQRIAAEQKYRQASAVGTTAEVNESTAPLRQQRAALESEYQERLTKFRPDYPDMISLRSRIDEINRQIRAEAGNVAGGRSNSLLADYQAAAAAERTLQARVNELKASVLNLRGRTIQYNILQREVDTNRSLYDALLQRYKEIGVAGGIGTNLVSVVDRADVPTAPYKPNLFVNLAIGLILGLAAGLGAAFVLEFLNDTVKTPDDVRDKLGLTSLGVVPRKENSHSLSEELKDLTSPISEAYFSVRTALQFTTEDGVPKSLLVTSTRPAEGKSSTTLALAQNFARLGNSVLLIDADLRKPAFVTGSDTTVGLSRLLTNHDRLRTHVRKTQIENLCIIPCGPLPPNPAELLSSPRLKALIAEASAEFDLVILDGPPVLGLADAPLLGAVTRGTLMVIESGKTRTKAAVDAINRLQSSGSHIIGAVLTKFRHQAHGYGYGYDYEPYRYGGVGKREREIELITQREA, from the coding sequence ATGAGCAAGACCGATCTCGACCCCTCTGGCGCGCAGCGTGTTTGGCCGCTTGCGACGGATAAGGCCAGCGACCTTGCATTGCGTCCGCAGTGGGGAGTTCGCAGCTATGCCTCTCCCCAGGGGATCGACATCAACCTTGCGATGATCCTTCGCATTCTTTCGGAATGGCGCTGGCTCATCCTGGCGGCGGTCGCGGTCGGCCTAGCGGGCGCGGTCCTGGTCACGTTCCTGACGGCGCCGGCATATCGCGCGACCGCCACGCTGGAGATCAATCCGCCGTCGGTCGCCATCATGGAAGACGAGAAGGCGCCTGCGATGGCGCAGGACCGCGAATATCTCGCGACCCAATATGGCTTGCTGGCGAGCCGCACCCTGGCGCAGCGCGTCGCCCAGGATCTCAATCTGGCGGCCAACGATCAGTTCGTGCCGATCGAAACCGAGGATCGCTCCGCAAAGATCGATTTTGCGACCGATAAGCTGCGCAAGAATTTTGAGGTCGATCCGGTCAAGCTCAGCCGTCTGATTATCATCTCCTATTCTTCAGAAGATCCCGTGCTGGCGACGAAGGTCGTCAACAGCTTCGCCGACAATTTCATTAATTCCAACCTGGAGCGGCGGTACGAGGCATCATCTTATGCACGCAACTTCCTGGAGCGCCAGATCCGCAACGTGAAGGGCGAACTGGAAAAGTCGGAGCGACTGCTCGTCGGCTACGCCCAGCGCCAAGGGATCATCAATACCGGCACCACCGCCGACATCGGCTCCAGCGACGCCAACTCGCTGACCGGGGCGTCGCTGGTCGAACTGAACAAGGCGCTGGCCGCAGCTCAGACCCAGCGAATCGCAGCGGAGCAAAAGTACCGCCAAGCGAGCGCGGTCGGGACGACCGCAGAAGTCAACGAGAGCACCGCGCCGCTCCGTCAGCAGCGCGCCGCGCTGGAATCCGAATATCAGGAGAGGTTGACGAAGTTCCGGCCCGATTACCCGGACATGATCAGCCTGCGGTCCCGCATCGACGAGATCAATCGGCAGATCCGCGCCGAAGCCGGCAACGTGGCGGGCGGCCGGTCGAACTCGCTCCTCGCCGACTATCAAGCGGCCGCCGCCGCGGAACGGACGCTGCAGGCGCGCGTCAATGAGCTCAAGGCGAGCGTGCTCAACCTCCGCGGCCGCACGATCCAGTACAATATCCTCCAGCGTGAGGTCGACACCAACCGGTCACTGTATGACGCGCTGCTCCAACGCTACAAGGAAATCGGCGTGGCCGGCGGCATCGGCACGAACCTCGTATCGGTGGTCGACCGTGCCGACGTGCCGACCGCGCCGTACAAGCCCAATCTCTTCGTGAACCTTGCCATCGGCCTCATTCTCGGCCTGGCAGCAGGGCTCGGTGCGGCCTTCGTGCTCGAATTCCTGAATGACACGGTCAAGACTCCGGACGACGTTCGCGACAAGCTCGGTTTGACGTCGCTCGGCGTTGTGCCGCGCAAGGAAAACAGCCACAGCCTCTCCGAGGAACTGAAGGATCTGACCTCACCGATTTCCGAGGCTTATTTCTCCGTCCGAACGGCGCTTCAGTTTACGACCGAGGACGGCGTTCCCAAGTCGCTGCTGGTCACCAGCACGCGGCCGGCAGAAGGCAAGTCGAGCACGACGCTCGCGCTGGCCCAGAATTTCGCGCGCCTTGGCAATTCGGTGCTGCTCATCGATGCCGACCTTCGCAAGCCGGCCTTCGTGACGGGCTCAGACACCACCGTCGGCCTGTCGCGCTTGCTGACCAACCATGACCGCCTGCGTACGCACGTGCGGAAGACCCAGATCGAGAATCTTTGCATCATTCCGTGCGGACCTCTCCCGCCCAACCCCGCAGAGCTGCTGTCCTCGCCCCGCCTCAAGGCGCTGATCGCGGAAGCGTCTGCGGAGTTCGACCTCGTCATTCTTGACGGGCCGCCCGTGCTCGGCCTGGCCGACGCGCCCTTGCTCGGCGCCGTGACACGCGGCACGCTGATGGTGATCGAGAGCGGCAAGACGCGCACCAAGGCAGCGGTGGACGCCATAAACCGCCTCCAGAGCTCTGGTTCGCATATCATCGGGGCGGTTCTGACCAAATTCCGTCACCAGGCGCATGGCTATGGCTACGGCTACGACTATGAGCCATATCGTTACGGTGGCGTTGGTAAACGTGAGCGGGAAATTGAGCTTATCACACAGCGCGAGGCCTAA